AAcgtccaaatcagaaccaatcaagaaaaacaggcagcattagaggagtaggaaaggtgacgtttcggggaGGATCCCTCTTCAGAAAGAAGATGATTTCTGGAAAAGGGTcaggatctgaaacatcaacttcttgctcctctgatgttgcttggccttctgtgttcctccagctccacactgtgttgtctctgactccagcactggcagttcctactatccccaatcaagttcaacatctggtttaatagtcacccagttctaatTGAAGTCGAGACCAGTGCAGCCATATCAGTGATTGTAGAATCAATTTTTAATAGAATTCGCTCTAGAATCCAGCCCTTAACTTTGCACTAAACTTCAGTGAAATAGttccacagaggccaatatcccatcaccaagtcagcctttatttaaACATAAACAGCCTTGACTTCAGTACTGCCTCTTCAGATTCAGCTGTCAGAGTGTGAATATCTCTGACACTGTCCTTTTCACCTTCAGCCAGGGATTCCAGAATGGACACGATTAACAGcctcagtcagggaactcatattctataaggtccatCTGACgggcctcattacaatcactacactcaGCTCAAATGAGAACCTATACCGGGACCTTTCCCAATTAAAGGTACCACTTTCGTTCTGGTCACTTATgggaagcagctggttcagttaccactgattgtagtcgCTACCTCAGGCCGAAGCCTAATGGGGCAAACTTGGTAAAGAGacattcaccttgattggctcaacaattttctgttagaaaatggctgcctgtttGGAGTCCTAATTAAACACCCAGAAGTCTTCCAGGAATGACTAGGGACtgtatgttgaccaggaagcaattctgcgATTCTACAAAGCCTGCCCAATGCCATTGCCTCATGGGCAGaagtacaggcagaaatcaggaggctggaaagggaAGGAACCATCAAACCTGCCATTGGGCAGCACTGGTCTTACCAATTTTGAGGCCTAATGGTTCAGTTTGCTTTTgtagggattttaaacaaatgataaACTGTTTCTCCCCGCTAGATAAATACCCTATCCCTCGGATACAGGATTTAAACGCAAAGCCGGCGGGAGGGGGACTGTACttcacgaagctggacatgagccatgtttACTTGCAGTTGCATTTAGACTAGAATTACCCATGAGGGCTTGTACCAATCTACAAAATTGCCATTTGGGGTATTATCAGTCTGGTCAATATTTTAGCGGACGGTGGAGAACATTTTTGCAACGTCTGTCTCAGATTACTGTTTACCGAGATGACAGGGAAAACTAATAAGGGACACTTAGCGAACTTGGATAGAATACTAAGCATTTTCTGAGGCAGACTTACACCTAAGAAGGGAAAAATAAGTGTTCCTGGCAcctcaagtgacctacttgggctagaGTGGACGAGACTGAGTTAagcccattggaagataaagtgagggagATTAAAGGTACCTGGCTCCCATGGCTACCAGAGCTTAGGTCATTTCTTAGGCTCataaattattatggaaagttcgtACATAACATGATCCACACTGGCTCCTTTGCATCAACTCCTTTAAAAAAAGGGTCAGcattggaaatggtcacatagaCAAGCCCTAGCTTTCAGTGAAGTaaagaaacagttatcatcctcgaaGGTATTGGCACACTGTGATCCCAAGAAAGATCTGGTATTGAATGCAATGCCTCTCGTACGGCATTGGGATGGTATTagctcactggtggcccaatggagagaaatgcattttagttttagttttaatGCAGAGCTTAAATATACCCAGATAAAAAAAGATGGACTGgaggtcatatttggagtcaggaggtTTCTCTATGGATGAAAATTTATGTTAATCATGAcgacaaacccctgctaggtctgCTTTAAGAGGACAAGGCAGAGctacccatagcttcaggctgcaTTCAGCAGTGGGTTCTAATATTGAGTGTTTCTAATAAgtcagagtttaatttagataaatgtgaggtgctgcattccaGAAAGGTAAATCAAGGcatgacttatacacttaatgggaaggtgctggggagtgttgctgaacaaagagaccttggtgttctttgaaagtggagtcgcaggtagacagaatagaaaagaaggcatttgatatgcttgcctttattggtcagtgcattgagtacaggagttgggagatcatgttgtggctatacaggacatggTTAGTCCGTAGTTgtaatactgcatgcaattctgctctccctccaaatgaaggatgttgtgaaacttgaaaggattcagaaaagatttacaaggatgttgccagggttggagagtttgagctatagggagagactgaatggaccggggctattttccctgaaacgttggagcctgaggggtgaccttatagaggtttataaaatcataatgggcacagatagggtaaatagacaaggtcttttccctgggtaggggagtccaactctagagggtataggtttaaggtgaggggggaaagatttaaagaggtacttctttacgcagagggtgatgtgtgtgttgaatgagctgccagagaaaatggtggaagctggtacatttacaacattcgAAAGGTATCTGAATGGGAATTTGAataggagggtttagagggatatgggccaaatattggcaaatgggacttgattcaTTCTGGCTATCAGGTAGaatgaacgagttggaccgaaggatctgtttctgtgctgtacatcttgaTGACTGTCTGGGAGTGGTGAATACATTAAACCACCTCTCATTAGCAGATACACCATCAGTGGTGCCCCCAATGGAAGTGCCCATAATGATAAGTTTTCTGGATACAGCTAACAATAACAGATCTTGGACACTGGAAGATCCAGTCCTTTCCAAACTGAAATAACTGGTATTAATGGGGCAAACCAAAGGGCCGTCACAACTGGAACTGAAACCTtctggacccagagagaccagctCGGCATGTTGTAATGGGGAGCAGGAGTGATTATCCCAAGTGAAGGTTGCTTTCAAAtactggaacttcaccagtgccATCTGGGTCTCCAAAATGTAAATGTTGGCAAAGAGTTATATCTGATGGCCAGGCCTGAATGCAGACATTGGCGCaatggtggggcagtgcccagggTGCCTACAAGGAACAAAAATTATTGCCAGCAGCTCCCGTACATACATGGGAATGGCCAAATAAACCTTGGACACTGTTGCATATTAACTATgtaggtcctttcatgggctcttAGTCATGTAGACACCTATTCAAAGGGGTTCAACATGCACAgggttcattcatcaaacactggGATGACAGTAGAAAAATAGTGCACATCTTTTGCAATAAAGAGAGTCCCAAAGTCTTGGTCGCAGATAATgagccatcatttaccagcagggagttTGGTTGTTTCGAACAGTCAAATGGGCTTTGACAACAAAGGTCATCTTtacaccatccatcatccaatagcctggcagaaagagcagacCAAACTATCGAGGCTGGATTGAAGAAACAGTCAATAGCGTCCCTAGATACTAAGCTGTCACGGTTCTTGCttgattataggaccactccACATGCAACTGCAGGGATTGTACCGCTAGAGTTGCTAATGGGTGGAAGAACCTGCTGCAGGTTAAGTCCGACCTTCCCGGGcctgggggctggggggtgggggagtgcaaTGAGACAATATCAGAAACTCCAATGCCAGACAAGACTCCACCCAGCAAGAGAGACAGCTTGATACAGGAGGCGAAGTTTGGTGTAAAAATTATGGAAATGGCCCcacatgggtaagaggcatggtcaacacAAGATCAGTaccagtgacatataaagtttgggtaggtgtgaCAATCCTCAAtaagcatgtggaccatatgaaatgGTGCAGGAACAAAATGTGCCCTGCCCCTCAGAATATTTGGAAATGCTGTCAGAACTTGTGGATTCACCCTCTCGGTCAAACATTGTTGAGTCCCCTGAATCATGGACGGATACGACAGAAGTAGCAGCCTCAATGCCTCATCTACTGGAAGGACAGAGTATAATTTTACTGAGGTGCTCCTGGCACAATAGACAAGGTCCagtgtgtcacatacagacagcaagtactgcagatgctggagtccgcagtgtggagctggaggaacacagcaggtcaggcagcatcagagcagcaggaaagttgatgttttgcgtTTACACCTGCCTGACCTTGCgtgttccgccagctccacactgtattgactcctGTGTGTTATATGCTGCCCATACTGTCGAACTCTGAGTCAGAGGAACCTGACCTGAAGCTAAAACACCTCAGCAGGCTCTCCAAGGGAAAGGAGTAGTCTATGAATGTCAGGCATTGGTACCTGACTCTCTATGAGGCAGTATTGTCATCAAGGACTGTTCACGTAAAAATAGAGGGTgagttggtgacaggataccagtcttTATGGAGTTATTTCCAAACAAAATTCGTTTTTACAGCCTTTCAGGGCTTGCTAAATATCTTTAAACTAATTTAGCTGTAACTCTCAAAACAAGACATTTCCCTGGACTCATGACAACAAGGAATGCACATACCAGGTCTCCAGCTAAGTGAGTCTACATGTTGTTTTAAAGCTCTCTCTATTTATCTGACAACACATACATGAACATAACAATTCAGAGCAAGAGTAGGTTGCTTGTTTCATcaagcctgctacaccattcaataaaaGCAGGAGTGTTCTAACTGAGGCCTCAACTCCACGTTTTTGCCTGTACCCAGGAGACTATTGTCCGAGAAGGACATTAATGGCTCTTtttctgacttaaaaatattcaacaatgctgcctgaggaagtgaattccaaacaCTCAGGACCGTGTATCTGTAACTCACTCTACTGTCTCCCACAGGAGAAACATCCTTTCGGCATCCACTTGATCAGGTGCCCTGAAAATCTTGTGTGTTTGAAGAAGTTTCCCTcctattcttcaaaactccaatggaTATTGGCTAACCTGCCTAATGTTTCCTTGCACAATAACCCACTCATCCCATGAATCATGTCAAATGAAagttttctgaactgcttctaatgcagcTGTGTCCTTTTTTCAGAAAGATGGCTACCAACCTtgttgctacctcacagtgccatgcATAATTGTGGCAAAGTATTCCTTGTTTTTCCATTCACCTTGCAATAATATTTGATCTTTTTAAAACCAATGAACTAAAACGCATATTTCTAAAACTAAAATTTACTCAAAACACTAAGTATTCACAATGCTAGTAAAATACTTGTATGCAAAGTGTTTAACATTTTGCTATTACACCACTGCTTCCTCCCACATGACAGTTCACAGTTGAAGACTTTCTCCTTTGCAGGAGCCCCTGATGGAATATAAGGTCTGACAAACTCAAGAAGGATTTCTGCGCACCTTGCAGGGAAAGGATTCTCCTCTCTGGATGTGCACAGAAGGATGATGTGTCAGAGAATGACTTCTTGCATACCTAGCATGATGAGAGATTCTCGCTTTTGTGAATGTATTTGTGTACACAGAGATTTCCTAGCTGTGAAAATGATCtgtcacacacctcacatgtgaatggtttctcccctgtatgGACATGCCAGTGTTTGAGCAGGGCTGATGATTCTGCAAACCCCTTGCCACACACCTCACACTTGAACGGCATCACCCCGGTGTGAACGCATTGGTGTGTGCGGAGGTTTGATGATCTTAAGAAGGATTTGCTACACACTTCACACGTGAagggtttctccccagtgtgagtgCGTCGGTGTCTGTGGAGATGCGATGAatctgagaatgatttgtcacacatcTCACATTTGAacggcttctccccagtgtgaacgcgCTGGTGCTTTATCAGTGATGATGACTGGGTGAAGGCTCGGTCGCACACCTCACACTTAAAGGGTTTTTCACCTGTGTGAGTCATCTGGTGTCTCAAGAGATGATACATTTGAGAAAAAGCCATCTCGCAAAATTCACATTTGaagggtttctcccctgtgtgaatcctCTGGTGTATCAGGAGGGTTGAAGATGTTGCAAAACCTTTATCACAAGCCTCACACTTGaagggtttctcccctgtgtgggtTGTCTGATGTAGCAGGAGACTCCTTAACTGCGTGAACACTTTGTCACACACCTCGCACTTGACTGCTTCCgcccctgtgtgaatgcgttggtgtgCACGGAGATTTGTTAACCACGAGAAGGATTTGCcacacacctcacacttgtgtggtttctccccagtgtgaatttgtTGGTGGGCACGGTAACTTGATGACTGCCTGAATGATCTGTCACACACCTCAcacgtgaatggtttctctccagtgtgaatacGTTGGTGTTCACGGAGGGTCGATGGCTGTGAGAATGACTTGCTGCACACGTCGCAGGTGAAAGGTTTCTCCCCGGTGTGAATGCGCAGATGCACACGCAGCGTCCATGACTGTGAAAACGATTTGTTACACACCTTACAGGAAAATACATTTGCTCCATCATAAATACATTTGTGTACACGGAGGTTCGATGAGCTCgaaaatgatttgtcacacacctcacacgtgaatggtttctctcctgtgtgaatgcgTCGATGTTGCACAAGCGCTGAGGATTTTGTGAAGACTCggtcacacacctcacacttgaATGGCTTCTGTTCCATGAGGCAGCTCTTCCATTAAAGTTGATATGATAAGAATGTACACTGGGAGAACATATGGAGTGCTCCTTACTAATCTCACATTTAAACAGTCTCTCACACATAGGGATATGTCAGTGCTTCATGAGACTCGATGAACGACTGAAGCTCTCACCACACTTGGAGCCACTCACACTTCTTCTCAGCCTCACCCTGACCAATCACCCACAGCCGAACCTTCAGAAAGGTTGGTTCTGATGGAAGGTTTCACACCACTGACCAGTTTCAGATCTGATGATATGTCAATGCTCCCCTGATTTGACTGATTTCCAGCTGATGGTTTCACTGCCTAACTTTCTCTGTGTTGAGCAATGCTGTGAAGGGACAGGATGTCTTCCCACTgttgtgcagttgtttgttgagagATGGTCAGGATTGATCTGCAGTGTCCATCCTCATTGTACTCTCTGTTGTAGTGTGGTGCAATCCTTCtgtaaaacaggaaaaggaaacatgatttccttcaactctctctcctcctttgctgaaggggctgaccctcagTTGGAGACTGTTCCACAGTGAGTGCCAGTCTGCTATTCCCCTGGTTGTGGGAATCAGACTTGACTGTCACAAACCCTCTGTTTGTGCACTGGAACTAGATAGTGACCAGGAGCAGACAATGTGGCTACTTTCCTTCTTTAGCACAGCACCCCCATCTTCCAGGTGCCTTGAGGGCAATGGAAAAGACACTCGCGAGGAGTGTAAAACAAGCTGTCGAACACTGTGAACTCAAGCTGTATTAACAAAGATCAGTTTTACCCTGAGAGAATGTGTTTAATTTTGGAAATTTTGAACTATCTCCCTTTCGTTTCTGAAATTGTTTAAAGAAAGTGCACGGGACAGTAAATGCTAGAAGCTGAGGAACATACTGTTTTCGTGTAGCTGTTTGAAGGATTCAGGTTTATTCTGATAAATTAGATACATTACTCTTACTCAGATTGCACATTCCTAAATTCAGCTCTCAGCCACAGCTTTGGGCAAAAACTATCGAATCCAAGCCTAGGCTTTAGGTAATGGCTGTGGCAGTAAGCATTCAAAGAATTTCAATAAGTGTACCCTTCTTCCAAAAATGAGAATTGATTCTGGATCAATTAATAATATAAAATCTTTGATTGACATGCTTTTGTTCACTGGAGGTTTGAAGAAAAAGGACAGGAGAATGGAGATCAATCACAGATACAccctgatctcactgaatgacaggACATACTCAAGATACTAAACGATCGACTCCTATTCCTATGTAAAATCTCCCAGGGAGGCAATATTCCCTCAACACTGCGATACAACAAGACCAAATTCCCTCAGAGAAACAGTGTAAATTACAGTCCACTGGATAATAACTgactcccaacacacacagacctcaACAACAGGAAATCAGTAAGAATCTTCAGACACTCTGTACCTCCCAGGTAATTACAGCTCACCTTCTCATACTCAAAACtcaggctggaaatcagaagggaaatacttccaataaatacaatatccaacacacagctcctgagatgctgcttgtcctgctgtgttcatccagcttcacactttgttatctcggattctccagcatctgcagttcccattatcactcatccaacacacagctccagtcaaacagttcagcacaaagcactgagtaaacagctctctcagctggatcttctcacacaacataagggacatttccacccctgattacccacaggacagtcagactgcctgaagactggtgtggatattatgggatacaatttgtataaaagctgctccttcactcaccatctcctcacttggttttcagtccctataggaagtgaaccagctctggaagaggaagaggagagaatgggcagagtgggtgggctctgtgattgacgtctctcacagccaatccaaatatttctgcaacaaCATGAGTTTCCCGAAGCTTGGGAAACTGACCGGTAAAATAGAGGTGACTTTGAGCAGCAGATCAGGTGGAGATTTAAACTTGTCATTGTCCCATCTGAATAAAACCTCACTTATTGCAGCTACTGTCTCTGTTCTCCTGGTAAATGTTTGACAGGGATTCCTAGTGTGGGAATAGCATTCTTCATTTGCCGTCATGCACTTTTCGGTTTTTCATACTGCTCCCATGAGACatattgttgaagcttttcagcCTGTGCTCATAAGGATTCATCAACAATATTAAGTAGATACCCAGCTACAATATCACAGACGTACACACATTCTGGGTTCTGTGCTTACTAACGCGACTGTACATCACACTTGTGTGACTACACTTCCTCCAttgcacagagagacagagttaaagATGATGTAGCagtatgaaataactccacagaggccagtaacccatcacaaagtcaccctttatttacaagtaaACATTTCTGGACTCAGTATCTGACACTCATCCTTTCCATATGTCAGCCAAAGTTCCCTGAACGGGGCTGTTAACcggctccaatcagggaactcatattcaatgagatccagctggctgaccttgttacaatcataaCAGCAGGTACCGCTATACCAGAACGTCACGTGTTGTGATGTCATGTGACTGCCTGAAGGTTACAGTGCCTGTGTGATATGGAATCTCTGCCAGAATAGAATActccttttccttttaaaaagtgGGGTCTCTTTTCCAATAACACATATAAGAATGCCTATAGATATGCAATGTGATCAGGTCTGCTCCTTGTACGGTTACAATAACTTGGTAATATAGCTTCTCTCTGTGGTGTGTCATATACCATTCGCAGATATGTAGTTGATGTGTGGCATGTCATGTTCAGTATCTGAGTTGTCATTCTGTATGATGTGTGGAGACCATAAGACACGGGATGATAGACAATTTGGATATGTTACATTTTTCTTCACTAGGCGAGGCAATTGCTTATTGTAAGATGATATGACTAGGCTGAACACAATACGTTAGT
The genomic region above belongs to Stegostoma tigrinum isolate sSteTig4 chromosome 34, sSteTig4.hap1, whole genome shotgun sequence and contains:
- the LOC125467704 gene encoding zinc finger protein OZF-like, whose translation is MTAIPIKSFGKTLLDKSTECIIVAVPEEDYKLTPPGARPATIVAVNRNGRTSKHVVRCGLNTTVSNISCFLQGLSISSICKRVNQELMQKKLPQFGRQVSIEVQELFTMLQLTDLSRMVCDKSFSSSSNLRVHKCIYDGANVFSCKVCNKSFSQSWTLRVHLRIHTGEKPFTCDVCSKSFSQPSTLREHQRIHTGEKPFTCEVCDRSFRQSSSYRAHQQIHTGEKPHKCEVCGKSFSWLTNLRAHQRIHTGAEAVKCEVCDKVFTQLRSLLLHQTTHTGEKPFKCEACDKGFATSSTLLIHQRIHTGEKPFKCEFCEMAFSQMYHLLRHQMTHTGEKPFKCEVCDRAFTQSSSLIKHQRVHTGEKPFKCEMCDKSFSDSSHLHRHRRTHTGEKPFTCEVCSKSFLRSSNLRTHQCVHTGVMPFKCEVCGKGFAESSALLKHWHVHTGEKPFTCEVCDRSFSQLGNLCVHKYIHKSENLSSC